The Gallus gallus isolate bGalGal1 chromosome 6, bGalGal1.mat.broiler.GRCg7b, whole genome shotgun sequence genomic interval gctgctctgcacagccgGCAGCGGGGTGCTGTCCTTTGGCTCCTTCTGTACCCATCTGTTCAAATAACTCAGGGAAGCACAGCCCAGAGCCGAGGCTGGGCAAACCCCAcagcaaagctctgcagaaggcactGCCGTGAGgtggaagaaaagagcaaaatgcacatctgtggcacagcagtgggtggggaaggggagggctgtggggctgtatgtgtgtgtggggCGAAGCGCCCGAGCAGCCGGTAGGGATGGACAGGGGGTGGCCAGGCCTGCTGCACTTGTgatgattttttcattttaaagtgtgttttctttttcctttgaaagagggaaaagatgAATCACAGCACTCGCGGTGGGGCAGTGCTTTGGCTGACGGTGTTGTTGGGCAGCAATGCACCCACTGGGgccagggctgtgtgctggaggtCTGCGCCTCTTCCACGGCACCTTCTGAGGTatcagagcaaaggaaaagggggaaagcagtgtttgttgTGGCCCGGTTTGGTTGTGCCCTGGGTCTGCAGCTCTCGGGGTGCGAACCTCTTCCTGGGCTGTCCCACTGGCACATGCTGATGGAgttggggctgcagagccctggTTGCTCTCATCAGCCTTGTTAGCAGCACGCATCCAAATGCTGAGCAACCGCATGCCAGCACCAGGGGACTGATATCaaaattttatttactgttccccccccccccccccccccccccccccaagcttTTTCTCTACAGTCTTCCACGGCTACAAACACTCATTTCTCACCAAATCCCAGGACTCTGAGTGCTGAGGCTTTATAACAAATTACCGTAATGCGTGGGATGGACTCCTAtcacagccctcctgcaggaGTGGGTGTGCTTGGGGGCTATCCTGGGGGGTCTGCGCCAGCCCTGGTGCTTCCCACCAttgtggcagagctgtgagaTGACCTGGATGGAGGCTGAAAGGGAGATATGATGCTACTGCGGTGTTTACAGGTGCTGCTGaggctccagctctgctttcttgATGTCACAGCTCAGAGTGGATGTGGCTGGGTTGAGCTTCAGGTGGATTGAGGGGTTTCCAGCtacaaaaggagagagaaaattgAAGCAGCTGTTGTGGTTTCATCATTTACGTCTATGCTCTGCCTGGGTTGAGGAATGTGGCTCATGAGGACGCGCTGAGTGCTCCAGAAAGGTGCAAGGTCCCAGtacagcactgccagcctcGCTGCAGCCCCAGGTGAGTCTCTGCACCCTCTGTCTCCACGTGCCTTGAGGTATGAAGTCAGATTTTATAAGTTGCACCTAGTCTGATGGAGGTCGGTGTGCACAGGAAagtgagtgtgtgtgtatgtgtgtcaCCGTGGCCTCGCTTTACAGACCTGAAGGCACTCTCTGTAGATGGCATCTGCAAAATGGGCATCTCCCCCACTGCCCTCACACCCATGTcagccctgcaggctgtgcccagcagctcccacaccCCACATCTCAGGCCCTGCTTCATGTCACTGCTTATAGCACAGTGTGGGGATGAGGGAACAGGGCTTTCTCCTTCTTGCACTGCAACTACCTTTACTGGCTCAAGCACCTGGCGTGGTGATTAATTGAGAGCTGCCTGAACCCTGGTCATCCTTAGAGACATCTAAAAGTGAGAGCAAAGAGCCCATGAGCGTgaaagctggggctgtgtgggtcAGCACTGTGTGCATGCTGAGAACTGGGGGCCCCACGGTGTGCCACCACTGCTTTTTGCTGTTAACGAGGTTCTGTGATGCTGCTGCAACTCAGGGGAATGAAGCCAGCACGTGGGGCAGACGTGGGGCTGCCGCCCGCCTCCCATCCCCATGCGTGGAGGGGGGACTGCGAGAGCCTGCGGGGAGCTGGGGGGTGAGGGGTAGGAGGAACCCCCCGGGGCCGGCTGCGGCTGCTGGCGTTCGGCTGCCGCGGGCCGGGACCTCGCGTGGGTGCTGCGGCCACGAGGGCCGCTGCGTGCAGTGCGGTGCGGCGGCCAGCAGGTGCCACTGCCCCCCCGCGCTGCCtggggccgccgccgcccggccgcTCCCCCCGCCTCGCGTCCCCCCCACTCGCGACGGCCCGAAGCAGCCTCGCGGCCGTGTGGGTGTGCgggaggaagagggagggggTGCTCCCCCGGGGCACGGCCGCATGGGGAGAGGTGCCCAAGCGGGACGGGGCGGCACCGCGCCGCGGGGCTGCGATGCtcgtggggggggggctgggggtgggcgCGGGGCTGCCGGTGCCGGGGGGGCAGCGTGCAGGATGCGGACCGGGCTGAGTCTGTCGGCACTGGAGGCGAAGCTgcggtgtgtgtgtgtgtgcgagCGGCGCGTCTGCCCGCgtccgtgtgtgtgtgtatgtgcgtGTGCGCGCACCGGGGGCAGTTCCCCACGTGGGGCTGACGCGGCAGCCCCGGCCTGATCCGGGGCTATAAAGCGGCTCCGCGGCGAGCGAAGCAGAGCAGCCTCCGCCGGCTGCAGCCCCGGACCCGCTCCGCTTCGCGCCCGGCATGAGCCGCGCCCGCCCACGCccccccggccgccgccgctcaGCCCCCGCCCGGGCGGCGCCGCTGTAGGAGCGCGGAGCTCCGCGGAGAGCCGGGAGCGGCGCGGGTGGGGCAGGGGGCGAAGGGCGGGGGTGTCCGCGCAGCGGGGTTGATGTTTAACCCGGAGCGCCCGTTCACGGAGAGGGGCCACTTCTTCTCCTCCATGGAGTACCAGcggcagctggaggaggaggagggctaCCCGCCTTCCGGCGCCAACGGGACTTTCAACGAcagcggggccgggctgggATGGAGCATGCCGTACCCCCTGCACACCACCGTCACCCTCATCAGCCTGGTGGGCTTGCTCATGCTCTTCACCGTCTTCGGCAACGTCCTGGTCATCATTGCTGTCTTCACCAGCCGGGCGCTCAAGGCCCCCCAGAACCTCTTCCTGGTGTCCTTAGCCTCGGCCGACATCCTGGTGGCCACGCTGGTCATCCCCTTCTCCCTGGCGAACGAGGTGATGGGCTACTGGTACTTCGGCAAAGTCTGGTGTGAGATCTACCTGGCCTTGGACGTGCTGTTCTGCACCTCCTCCATCGTGCATCTGTGCGCCATCAGCCTGGACCGCTACTGGTCCATCACACAAGCCATCGAGTACAACCTCAAGCGCACCCCGCGCCGCATCAAGTGCATCATCTTCATCGTCTGGGTCATCTCGGCCGTCATCTCCTTCCCGCCGCTCATCTCCATAGAGAAGAAGAGTGGGCAGCAGGTGGACCAGTGGGCGGCAGGGTGCAAGATCAATGACGAGAAGTGGTACATCATCTCGTCGAGCATCGGCTCCTTCTTCACCCCGTGTCTCATCATGATCCTGGTCTACGTGCGCATCTATCAGATAGCCAAGAGGCGAACCAGGGTCCCGCTGAACAAAAGGCCAGAGCGCCCGGAGAAAAAGCAGAACGGCCTGGCCGACAAGGAGGAACTGCCTGCCTCAGCCCAGCTCAATGGAGAGAAAGCGGCCGGAGCTGGCGATGGGCAGGAGGGAGAGGTCAACGGCATAGACATGGAGGAAACCTCCTCCTCTGAGCACCAGGAGAACAACCAGCCCAAGAAATCAGAGAGACCCCTGCGGGGAAAGACCAAGACTAAGCTGAGCCAGATTAAGCCTGGGGACACTTTGCCCAGGAAGACGGAGGAGGAGAGGAACACCAAAGGGTCCCGGTGGAGGGGCAGGCAGAACCGGGAGAAACGTTTCACTTTCGTGCTGGCGGTGGTGATTGGGGTCTTCGTCATCTGCTGGTTCCCATTCTTCTTCACCTACACGCTGACCGCGGTCTgcaagagctgctctgtgcctcccaCCCTCTTCAAGTTCTTCTTCTGGTTCGGTTACTGCAATAGCTCCTTGAACCCCGTCATCTACACCATTTTCAACCACGACTTCAGACGGGCCTTCAAAAGGATCCTCTGCAGGATAGAGAGGAAAAGGATCGTTTGAAGGACCCACTGGGATGGGCAGGACTAATAACTCAAGACTTTGCAAGAGAGTAAGGCATGGCTCTCTTGGGTTGCGCTTGCATGGGATGGTTTCCTTCAGCTTGTGAGCAGGAAGCCTTCCAAACCCGAGATGAGCCCACTGAAATGCCCAACAGCGGCAGCGAGGAGCGGCAGGCGAGTGGAGGTCCGAGCCTGGCACTCGGCTCCCAGGGGAGGATGGCTTTCCATTCGCTCGGTTTActttgtgaggttttttttttccttttgtcacaGAGTCTCTCAGTGGATATTTTCATGACTGCTCAGTTTGACTCTTTAAAGACAAATGGCGCACAGCTCCGTGAGATGAACGGCAAAGAGGGAGTATGGCCCTTCAGAGGtgttggctttttattttgttgtatcttccccccctcccacccccctatCCCATTGTATGTGTAATTAATTTTAACCCCCTTGTAAAATACGGTATTGTATCTCCGAATCTGAACGTCTTAATTTTTGTAAGGCAAGCAGCTTTGAAACTGTGAATGCTTTAAGTATGTTTGACACCTGAAAactccctctctccccactcCCTGAAATCCCCCTTACTCAAAACCAACAAAGAGTTACAGCAGTTTCCCCTGCCTGGCAAGTGGGTAATATTACCAGCGTTCCCATTTCCAATgtcctgttgttgttctttttttctctttttttttctttttttctctttctggccATAAAGCTGAGGATCATGCTCCCTGCCAGActagcttttccttttttctcatttttctattttcttttttccttttctctctgtcctACCTGATTCTGTTGAATTCAGTGCTGCCCGTGTATGATAAGGCTGAGCTGTAACTTCCCTGTCCCTACCAGCGGGAGCAGAGCCGCGGGGCGGTTGCTGTGTAGGTGGGCACCCAAGGGCTGCTGAGGGCTCTTTCTCACGCCGTGCAGAGCTTGGGACCCAGCCAAGCTCCCAGCAACTTCCCCTTGGCTGATATGACACCGTATCGAAGCGCCAAAGCGTGCTCAATGCGAACTCGGTTCCCCCACCCCCGACTGTAAATAGATAACGTTTCAAAGCAAACGTCAGCGCTCCGTGTATCACGCTGTCTTGTTTCTAttgattttctgctgtttcaacTCCCGCTGCATTTCCTGCGGGCTCGCTGGGGCTGTGCACACGGCCGTTCCGAGTGAGGGAGAGTTAAGTTTGCAATCTGCCTCTCTCATCTGCCCTAGGAAATGCTGAAGCATCCCTCTTTCAGTCTTACACAGGGCAAAGCTCTGGAATGGGGAACTTCCCCGCAGGTTCCCCAGTATTTTATAGTGTAAGCGAGTGcttttttagttaaaaaaaaaacaaccacaaagtGTAAATATTGTGAggctggagcaggagagggaGTTAATGCTGCTTTTACACTCCTCTCCTGAGAtgtctttcagctttttctgctcACAACTAAAAACCTGAACAGAACAAATGTCACATCCTTCTGCCATGGGGACATTCCTGGAGAACGCTAAAAGGAAAACCTTCCTGATCTCTCTTAATAAAGGAGTCTGCAagcctcccagtgccacccatACGGCTCTTCAGCGATGACAGATCGTAGGAACTGCTTGGAGAAGGCAACGTTTAAGGCTCACGTATAGCATGGATTTGCCTTCTGTAGGGTTGCGTGGTGCGCAGGAAGAGACTTTAAAGCAGCGACTTTTTACTTTGGGATGTGCTCTGCTGATTTTGCTCTCTTCTGACTTTGCATTCACTCGGAGGGTGCCCGGATGCACCCTGGGACCTGGAGAGCAGTGTTTACATTCACTTGCATTTTCAGAGTTGAATCCTCGGAAGGTGAGGAAAGCAAATAAACTGTGCTTTActtgtaaaaacaaagcagaaaacacaagcaGGGGTTGCTACAATggatgattatttttaataaataaaagagtgTTTACAGGTCGAGCGTGAAAGCCTCCTGAATCATCTGTTAGCCGCGTTGTATTCTTCCCAGCTGCTCACCGGTTCTCGGACAGCTTTGCTCTCAATGCTGTTAAAGAACACGGTGGGAAAAGCAGTGGTGCTTCCTGAAAGGCGTTGTGACAGCAGGTAGGGAACAATGGCTCGCTTCATCGCGCAGGGGCAGAGCAACAAATGAGTCCTTGGtgtttcttgttcttctccatccccccccctcATGGCACGGTAAGAGCATTCATGTGTTTCTTAGAGAAAAGAGCTTAGATGTGATTTGCTCCTCAGAAATGCAGCCTGGCCCTGGTTTTGCCTCTCGCTGgggctgcccagctgcagcagttttGTAGCTCATTGGTTGAGCAGGTCTGTAGTAATTAGGTCGCAGATGGGATTAGAAGTGATTGGGCTGGAAGGAGACGTTCCTGCATATATGCAGGAGTGCCCACGTGGCTAGAGGGGTTCACAGGCCTGGAGACTGTGATGGAGGCAGGTGTTCTGCTGtctcctctgcctgctggtACACCTGTTGGCTTTGACAGGTTTTCCCAAGCAGATCCCCGGGGAGATGTAGGGGTTGGCAACTGAGAGGCTATCAGTCACACTTCCCCATACTTCTGTCTGTCTGCTGGCCTCCTGGCCGAGTCTCTAGCACAGCCAGTGTTTTGCTGGGTTTGGGGCTGGGGCTTTGGTGAGCTATCACTGTGTGCAGCTAAAATATGGCTGCTTGCTCCTGGCTTTTCATTGAATGCAAAAGCAAGGCGATTTTAGGGTTATGTTCTTCCTGATCCCTTGTGGTTCAACACAGCCAAATAAAAtgctccaggagctgcagtgGGTGCAGGCAGTGACTCCTTCATCTGCCATGCAGAGCTGCCTGACCATCCCTGTGGCTGGTGTCTCAATTTCCACCATCCTGCTGCCTTTGCCACCTGCTGATTCTTTTGTGTTTTActtccctgagctgctgggtatTTGTTTTCAGATCTGTCTTGAGCCCTTTTTGTTGGCTGGGGGGACGTGTTCAAGCTGCAGGGCCCTGCAGGCTGTGTCATGGAGGCGCTGTGATGGATGAGGAGTGGCCCTGAGGCATTGGAGCTGGCAAGGCCCAGATCCAAGGTGTTCCAATGGGTGAGCTGCAGGCTTtccctgcagagccagctgaCAGCCTGCCCAGAGCTTTTCCCTGATGCTTCTCTCTGCTGGCACTCACACTTATTGCTGTGGGGTTTTGCCCCCATTTGCTGAGGCACAAGGGGCCGCTCACACTGAGGAGCCTTTTCACGGTGACTCAAGCAAGGAGAGTTGGACTTGGTCCCAGTCCCTCTACTCGCAAATCCTGCACTTTTCAGGTCTGAGAGAGCTCCTGTGGGTTTCAGCCCATGTCCCTCAACTGTGCTGTGCCACGAGTGCCCCTCCCCACACAGTATCTCCTGTTCCAGGGCTCACTGGTGCTGGCGCCCCATGGTGTTCCTCTTGGGTCAGGTGGCTGGGAGACAGCCTGGGAAGGTCTCCTTGTGGCtctttgtgttattttatttctgaataatcCTTGCTCTTTCACTACTGGAAAAGTTCAAAGTCTGCAGAGATTGCTCCTGGGTCACGGGCAGTGCCCTGGCAGATGTGGAGCTGTGGCAATGCTCCTGCTGCAGACctcactgtgcagctggtttgTGGTGATGCTCTGCGAGGTGCCAGGtctgtgcagctgctgagccTTACTGCCAGCTCAGCAGAGAGCCCAGCCCTGCGGCACTCAGCTCACAAatggagcagaggctgaccgCTCTGTGAACTGCAAGGGCAGCGGGCTGAGCCTCAGAAGTCAAGGTGAGACTGTGGGAAGCACCTTAAATCACACCTCCCTTGGGTTGGGCTGTGGGTCCTATGGACCTGTGCAGcagatggggctgtgctgggccccACGGCCAATTTTGGGCTTCTCTGCATGGAGAGGGAGCTGGGCCCAGGCACTTTACCTCTGCCATCCTGTGCCCTGCTGATGCAGAGATGGCTTCTGGGTTTTCTCCCAACTTGTGCCATGCCCACCTTCTCAGATCTGCCTTGGCTTGAGCATGGGGTCTGTTTCATGGCAGCAGGTCTCAACCTCTGCTTGGGGCAGGAGATGGCAGGAGATGCTGAATGGAGATGCTGACATATGAGCTGGTTGTTCAACATTCCTTCCTTCTGAGGGAACCTTTTTGGGCATTTGAGCAGtccctcagcagtgctgatttCCCACATGGGACCACCAGTGTGTGAAGCCAACATCTCACACCAGGGGCTTCTGAGGTGAGGGGGGTGTGGTACCCAAACTCTACAAAGCAATGCAAGGATAAACTGGAAACGGAACAAGAAGGCCTCTCCACTACTTGAGCAGAGGCAGAGGTGTTTGTTAGCAAAGCCATAAACTCGCTGGCTTTTACTGGCTTCAAAGTGCTTAAGCTGGCTCTGGGTTTCTCTGTGTGGTGGTCAACTTCATATTGATCAGGTTAGGGGACATCATATATATGGGAGGGCTCCGAAGTCCTGCATAGCTTTGATGTCGGGGAACACAGAGGAATAAGGACCCCTCCCAGGAAGCTCGGGGGCTGCGGGATGTTCGGGGACTTCCTGGGGccagagctgctttctgtgctgagGAGAAATTCCACCAACACGTGTTTCCCTTCAACACTGCTCCAATCAGGAGGAGAGGCTCTCAAAAATGTGTTTGAAGTCAAATGCAAGAGTAACAGTGCAAGCGGGGCTCATCAGGAGCTGAGGTGAGCTGACCTAAACATCCCTCCTTCCCCATTCGCCATTCTTGCAGCAGCTGACCTGCACTggctctggcacagctgggatgtggcactggcaggagcagccctgcagtccTCCAGAGCTGTGGGACTCGCTTGCTGTAGAGTTTGCTCCCAGAGATGagaaacttttgtttttaatcaactGCTACATGGAGAATTGATTGCTCCTTTGCTGATTGAAACAGTGGTGATTTGCTGGGCCATGACTTTATGGcctttttcctgtttgcttttcaattactctctacaggaaaaaaaagaaagggctTTCCACCACGACCATCCCCGAGAAAGCAATGCCTGCTGGAGGCTGCCTTGCCTTCATCTGCATGCACTGAGTTGCTGCAAAGCATTCAGCTACTTAAAACCAATCCTGCActtattattttcaaagactGACTTCTAAACCTGAGATTTTGTGGGCCCAGAGGAGTGAAAATGACTGGTGTGAGCGGAATAACCTGACTTGCTTACATTGAAGGCTTTATCTCCACTGGGATCAGGGCCTTCAGCATTGCTGTCTTGGGACGATGGAGATGCATCCATTCCATTTTGAACAGCAGTATAattgttttcattgctttttcccACTGTTTGAGTGGGATGGCTTTAAGGCAGcgcagcagagaggaaaagaagctCAAAGCTGCTCTGCTCAACAGGATGTGTGCTGAGGAAAGCAAGgtaagcagtgctgtgtgcagggcaatCCTTCATTGCTGACTGCTCTACCAGGGTTAATTAGAAAATGAGTTCTGGCTGATGTGACAGTTGTGAATGGACCTCGGTCCAAATAGGGTTTCCTTCTGTAATATAAGGCAGTTGTGGCTACAGGTGCAATGGTGGCAGCTGACTTCATGGACTGGTGTTAGGTGGATTAAATCC includes:
- the ADRA2A gene encoding alpha-2A adrenergic receptor → MFNPERPFTERGHFFSSMEYQRQLEEEEGYPPSGANGTFNDSGAGLGWSMPYPLHTTVTLISLVGLLMLFTVFGNVLVIIAVFTSRALKAPQNLFLVSLASADILVATLVIPFSLANEVMGYWYFGKVWCEIYLALDVLFCTSSIVHLCAISLDRYWSITQAIEYNLKRTPRRIKCIIFIVWVISAVISFPPLISIEKKSGQQVDQWAAGCKINDEKWYIISSSIGSFFTPCLIMILVYVRIYQIAKRRTRVPLNKRPERPEKKQNGLADKEELPASAQLNGEKAAGAGDGQEGEVNGIDMEETSSSEHQENNQPKKSERPLRGKTKTKLSQIKPGDTLPRKTEEERNTKGSRWRGRQNREKRFTFVLAVVIGVFVICWFPFFFTYTLTAVCKSCSVPPTLFKFFFWFGYCNSSLNPVIYTIFNHDFRRAFKRILCRIERKRIV